DNA from Colletotrichum higginsianum IMI 349063 chromosome 7 map unlocalized unitig_7, whole genome shotgun sequence:
CGCAGCCAGAAGCCAAGGAAACCGTCACCCGGTTCGTACAATTACTCTCTCAAACGATTCCGGCGTCATTCACTCAATCAATGGTTTTTTCTGTCCTCCCACCAAGCACAAACCCAACGTCTTCATTGATTCCCGATCGTTTACCAAGACGATCGACCGGGCCGGGAGCATTGGGTTGTTCGGGTCAACATGCGAGGCGTCCTTGGCGGCTTGTTCGATGGCgtccatctcctccttgcACGCTTGCTGGTCCATCGGGCAGATCACCAGCGGCTGCCGAACTGTGAGATCCTTCGTGGAGCCGAGTTGCGCCTGAGGCAAATCGTGAGCAAAGGCGAGTGTTTCACGGGGGGACGATGGCGACTCACCTTGACGGTCAGGTAGAACTCAATCTTGTATAATGTTGAGCTCGTGGTGAAGGAAGTAACTTCGTATAGGGGAAATGCGGGCTTCCCCCTCCGGATGATGCCGTCCGGATCGCGCAGGTCCTTGGAGGGAAACACCAAGCCGAGATTCGTAGCATAGCCCGCCTCGGGCATCCTTGTGTTCACGAGCTGCGTGTTTTTCGCGACCTTGTTGACCTTTTTCGTTGGCTCGTCTCCTTCGGGGTTGTACGtgatctcctcctcgatggtGACGGTGATCTTCTGGATCGTAACCTTCAGCGCTTTCTTCATCCAGTCGGGGTTCGGCACCAGTTTGATGTAAACAGTTATCGGGTCGAGGGGGCCGTAGCTCCATTTTGGCACCGAGATGCCTAGGGTGACGACACTTGCGTCGCTGACTTGGCGCGACTCGGGTTTGTTGTACATGCCGAACGTCGACAAGGTATCGTAACGTTGCAGCGGTATGGGGAAGGAGTATTTGTTCTGTAGGGTGTGGCCTTGCTGCACGGTGACAACAAGCTCGTAGTAGGTCTCGGCGGTTCGGCTGGGGAGTTGCAGCGAGGCGGGGGGTATTCGTCGGTTCGTctcttcgccgcctcgcccaaAGGGGATGAACAGGACAAACGGTAGGTCCATTGCAATGACactctcggcctccttccCGGACTGGCACCggaacagcagcagctccttaccgacgacgtcggtggTCTCCCTCCTCGGAGTACCCAGGTGTCGTTTCGCGACATTCTCGGCGGCAGGGTGGATGGTTTCTCGTCGCTGGAGACATATGCGCACGAGCGATACGGCGACGGGCATGGAAAAGCCCTGGGATGGACGGATCTCGACTTTGCCTTCGATGCGGGGCTAGATCACGAGCAAGAAAACAGGTCAGCAGGGGCGGGGGAGTTGCGCAAAGGGGTGAAGGGTGAAAAGCGTGGAGCAGACTCGATCCAGCCTCCCCCCCGACGTCATGACGGAGGGAACGAGCGCACGTACTAGGGTCGCAGAGATGCCCGGGTAGCCGACCAGAAAGCTGCTGTTGGGCGGACCGGAAACCCTCACGAAGGCGGCCATGCTGGCTGAATCGCCAGAGATTCGAGACAGAGACTCTCACGGGCGTGTAAACGACGAGGGTGTTTGGCGGATGGCGGAGGTGAGGTTCTCATGTGTGTGTTGGTGGGTGGGCGGCAGTCgtgcgtcgtcgtcgtcttaGGCGCTGCGCGCGTTGCCGcctggtgttggtggtggtggtggtagtggtagTGGTAGTGGGTGTGGGGTCGAGACAGTTGCGTCCAAGCTAttgccgtcggggacgtGCTGCAGCGGCGAGAAGAGCAGAGCGCAAGGCCCAGCGGCGGCAT
Protein-coding regions in this window:
- a CDS encoding Arrestin — protein: MAAFVRVSGPPNSSFLVGYPGISATLPRIEGKVEIRPSQGFSMPVAVSLVRICLQRRETIHPAAENVAKRHLGTPRRETTDVVGKELLLFRCQSGKEAESVIAMDLPFVLFIPFGRGGEETNRRIPPASLQLPSRTAETYYELVVTVQQGHTLQNKYSFPIPLQRYDTLSTFGMYNKPESRQVSDASVVTLGISVPKWSYGPLDPITVYIKLVPNPDWMKKALKVTIQKITVTIEEEITYNPEGDEPTKKVNKVAKNTQLVNTRMPEAGYATNLGLVFPSKDLRDPDGIIRRGKPAFPLYEVTSFTTSSTLYKIEFYLTVKAQLGSTKDLTVRQPLVICPMDQQACKEEMDAIEQAAKDASHVDPNNPMLPARSIVLVNDRESMKTLGLCLVGGQKKPLIE